The sequence CAGGGTACAATTTCGATTGGGATGAAAAGCTTAGAATTTTGAACAGAACGGATGATAAAGGGACTACCCAGTTTCTTTATAAGGATGGTGAAAAACTAACTCCTATCTATGAAACATTAGTAACTGAAGAAGCCTATATTCCAAATTGGAATGAAGACAACTCAAAGCTTTACCTGGTAACTAACAAAGGAAATCTGGATCAATCTACATTATTTATGATGGATCCAAAAACCAAACAAACTACAAAAATAGAAAGTGATCCTAAAGGAAAAGTCGATTTCGGTGGACTGTTTATGGACAGAAATACCAGAAAAATAATTTCTACTTCTTATACCGGGGATAAAACTGATTATTACTGGAAGGATAAAACATGGGAGGCCAATTATAAATTTTTAAAAAGCAAATTCCCTGGAAGAGAGGTTGATTTCTCAAGCTCAACAAAAGATTATTCTAAATTTTTAATCTCTGTTTGGGGTGATCAATATGTTTCTGAGTCTTATTTCTTCGATACCAAAACAAAAGAATTAATTTTCCAGTATACTCCAAGACCAGCACTGAAGAAAGTTGAAAAGTATCTGGCTTCTATGACCCCTATTCGCTATAAAAGTAGTGATGGACTTGAAATTCCGGCTTATTTTACTCTACCATCTGGATCTTCAGGCAAGAACATACCTGTAGTAGTCCTGGTTCATGGAGGACCAAAGGGACCAAGAGACTATTGGGGATATAATTCAATCGTACAGTTTTTGGCGAACAGAGGATATGCTGTACTGCAGCCTAACTTCAGAGCAAGTGGTGGATATGGGAAAAAATTTCAAAATGCAGGTGATCTGCAATGGGGAAAATTGATGCAGGATGATATCACCTGGGGAGTAAAACATCTGATTGAAAAGGGAATCGCTGATAAAAATAAAGTGGTTATTATGGGAGGCAGCTATGGTGGATATGCCACTCTTGCTGGATTAGCCTTCACTCCTGATGTATATGCAGCAGGAGTAGATATTGTGGGACCAAGTAACCTTTTCACCCTTTTGGATTCTGTTCCTGCATACTGGGAAGCTGCACGTGCTTCTCTTTATGGTATGGTAGGTGATCCCAAGACTGAAGAAGGTAAAAAGCTAATGCGTGAGGCCAGCCCTTTATTTAGTGTCAATAAAATCATTAAACCTTTACTGATTATTCAGGGAGCTAATGACCCTAGGGTAAAACAGGCTGAAGCAGACCAGATCGTCATTGCCCTTCGTGATAAAGGGAAAAAAGTAAATTATATTTTAGCTGATGATGAAGGACACGGATTCAGGAAACCGATTAACAGCATGGCGATGTATGCTGAAACAGAAAAGTTCCTTTCCGAAGTTATTGGTGGAAGATACCAGAAAGACATGCCTGAAAATGTAGCAAAACGCCTGAAAGAAATGACAGTCGATATTACAAAGGTTACTTATACTCCTACAGAAAAAGTTAAGGAGACCCAATCTAAAAAATAAACGATAAAATTTAATACACAAAGCCACTTACAATGAAGTGGCTTTGTGTTTTTAGTCAATTTGATTAATAAGTTAGGGTAACACCGGCACCCCAGCCCATTTCGTTATCATAATTTCCGGAAATAGATAGATATTTTTGTACGATATATCTTATTCCTGTTGAAAACTCTCCATCAGAATTGACACTGAAATTTCCTCTCAATCTTCTGGAAAGCGGAATATCCTCTCTGCTGAGTTCCAACAATACTTTTCCGTTCTGGTCTACACTTGCATCTGCAGTAATCAACATCGGTAAAACATATTGCATCCCGACCATAAATG is a genomic window of Chryseobacterium nakagawai containing:
- a CDS encoding S9 family peptidase, which gives rise to MKKIFYVFLLIMGVTTARAQDVPLLDRGLFFGNPEISGGQLSPDGKWISFTKEYDGIMNIWVKKIDEPFEKARPLTDSKRPLNGYFWSEDGKYILYVKDKNGDENMNIFAVDPMAKATNGVPESRNLTPINEVRAQIYMVSRKDPDLMMIGLNNRDKAWHDLYSLKISTGELKKIFENKDRITGYNFDWDEKLRILNRTDDKGTTQFLYKDGEKLTPIYETLVTEEAYIPNWNEDNSKLYLVTNKGNLDQSTLFMMDPKTKQTTKIESDPKGKVDFGGLFMDRNTRKIISTSYTGDKTDYYWKDKTWEANYKFLKSKFPGREVDFSSSTKDYSKFLISVWGDQYVSESYFFDTKTKELIFQYTPRPALKKVEKYLASMTPIRYKSSDGLEIPAYFTLPSGSSGKNIPVVVLVHGGPKGPRDYWGYNSIVQFLANRGYAVLQPNFRASGGYGKKFQNAGDLQWGKLMQDDITWGVKHLIEKGIADKNKVVIMGGSYGGYATLAGLAFTPDVYAAGVDIVGPSNLFTLLDSVPAYWEAARASLYGMVGDPKTEEGKKLMREASPLFSVNKIIKPLLIIQGANDPRVKQAEADQIVIALRDKGKKVNYILADDEGHGFRKPINSMAMYAETEKFLSEVIGGRYQKDMPENVAKRLKEMTVDITKVTYTPTEKVKETQSKK